ATATTTCATGCTAATTTTGTAATATCTCCGGTATGAGAAAATTTATATTGATTATCTGCATTTAATGAATCAATCTTAATTTTATCAAAATTTCAAACTTCTTTGTCAAGATTAGAATCGTGTTCCTTGTTAACATGTAAAGCAGTTGCTAGTTTTTCATATTCGTTTTGAATAGCTGCTATTCATTGCAAAACATCAAAATTCTTACCAAAAGCTTTGATAATTCCTTCGTCCATAGTAGGACTAGGTTTATAATCTATTTTTGTTGGTACTACAAATGAGGTATTTGTTAATAGTGGTGGTGTGCTAGGATCCTTATTAGGATCAAAAAAGTTTACCCCAATTATCCCTTGGGCATAAGTAACATAATCTTTAGCATTATAAGTAGGATTAGGATCAGGGGGCAGGTCTTTTTTATCCTCTGATTTATTATTATCACAAGCAACTATATTACTTGCTCCGGTTGCTGTTAAACCAACAGCCCCTAAAATAGCTAATAACTTCTTCATATATTTATCATCCTTTCATCATTTTAATACATTTAAAATAATAAATTGATAATTAATATAGAAACAGTTAATGAAATAAAATCATTATGTTTCGTACCTTTCATTTTAAATTAAAATAATTAAAAAACAATATTTTTCTAAATATTTAAAAAGATTTCTTTAATATTATTGATAAATGCGTAAATTTATTATTTAATATAAGTATTAATTTAAAAAGTTAAATTAATACAAAATAATTATCTAAATAATAAAAGGCAAAAAATTTTGATAACTATTTTGTTTTTTTGGGAGGATAAC
The sequence above is drawn from the Spiroplasma eriocheiris genome and encodes:
- a CDS encoding lipoprotein — protein: MKKLLAILGAVGLTATGASNIVACDNNKSEDKKDLPPDPNPTYNAKDYVTYAQGIIGVNFFDPNKDPSTPPLLTNTSFVVPTKIDYKPSPTMDEGIIKAFGKNFDVLQWIAAIQNEYEKLATALHVNKEHDSNLDKEVWNFDKIKIDSLNADNQYKFSHTGDITKLAWNISIKLTHKNTTDGKEYSTDFNSSGEMKFVDIFSNS